The following proteins come from a genomic window of Alphaproteobacteria bacterium:
- a CDS encoding 1-acyl-sn-glycerol-3-phosphate acyltransferase — MKFIRSLLFYITFLIFTVCYIPAFVLAGFFIKTDAFSRYIMRSWMHGFIRIAKKILHIDYTLKNFDLIKHRTSPIIIAPKHQSMWETFLICSELGENMRIVLKKQILNYPLISRLIKNTHGIAIDHKNTLQSLRTLLEEGGKAINNGENLCIFPEGERVKAGENGTYHSGLFFIYKKLNIPVATIALNAGVFWPTKQFAKIPGTITVEVTGIIDPGLTKKEFDEHLHQLIEQPSQKMLNL, encoded by the coding sequence ATGAAATTCATAAGATCTTTGTTATTCTATATCACTTTCTTGATTTTCACTGTATGTTATATTCCTGCTTTTGTTTTGGCTGGTTTTTTTATAAAAACGGATGCATTTTCGCGCTATATTATGAGATCATGGATGCACGGCTTCATAAGAATTGCGAAAAAAATTTTACATATCGACTATACGCTTAAAAATTTCGATCTCATCAAACACAGAACTTCTCCGATTATCATCGCACCTAAACACCAATCTATGTGGGAAACATTTTTAATTTGCTCGGAGTTAGGGGAAAATATGCGCATCGTACTAAAAAAACAAATTTTGAACTATCCGCTCATTTCTAGACTCATTAAAAATACACACGGAATCGCTATTGATCATAAAAACACCCTGCAATCTTTAAGAACTCTACTTGAGGAGGGAGGTAAAGCGATTAATAATGGAGAAAATCTATGCATTTTCCCTGAAGGCGAAAGAGTAAAGGCTGGAGAAAATGGAACTTATCATAGTGGTTTATTTTTCATATATAAAAAACTCAACATCCCAGTTGCAACAATCGCATTAAATGCAGGGGTATTTTGGCCAACGAAACAGTTTGCAAAAATACCTGGAACAATTACAGTAGAAGTTACAGGAATTATTGACCCAGGGCTAACAAAAAAAGAATTTGATGAACATTTGCATCAATTGATCGAGCAACCTTCACAAAAAATGCTTAACCTCTAA
- a CDS encoding MFS transporter has product MRKFTGLKLVPKSIWAIGIAGFLINIATSLVFGLSTGFMRCYLGFSVGSTGKIQSLVESLSYIVKFTSGIFSDVLRRRKLLMLFGFGLIVISKPIMAFSSTVFFVFLARAIDRIGNGIQSTPRDALIGDLASKESRGQSFGLRQTLTYIGSSLGALLSIYMMIWTNSNYKFIFMLAGIPCLIAIIFLTFFVPDPIADEKKVSFRGKLSIMRQEVKILEKHYWKLILVVFVFMLCRYGEAPLVLTALEKLHLPENYAATVNICYNVVTSLTAYPIGVLSDRVGRERILMLGICCAIIANLILAHANSLCWLYLGVAFWGAQIAITMTIFTALITDYSSIHLRGTALSIYYFVSFLAVLIAGHIYEFCVESFSLSAPFMVGAVFSFISLLLTLVFLRPTEKIESH; this is encoded by the coding sequence TTGAGAAAATTCACAGGTCTTAAACTGGTTCCTAAATCTATATGGGCCATTGGAATCGCTGGATTCTTGATTAATATCGCAACCTCTCTTGTGTTTGGCTTATCTACCGGGTTTATGCGTTGCTATCTTGGTTTTTCTGTTGGATCAACAGGAAAAATTCAAAGTTTGGTTGAGTCATTAAGCTATATTGTAAAGTTTACATCTGGTATATTTTCTGATGTGCTGAGAAGGCGAAAATTACTCATGCTTTTTGGCTTTGGGTTAATTGTTATTTCAAAGCCAATTATGGCGTTTTCGTCCACTGTCTTTTTTGTTTTTCTTGCAAGAGCGATTGATCGTATAGGAAATGGAATTCAATCCACGCCAAGAGATGCGTTGATTGGGGATTTGGCGAGCAAAGAATCAAGAGGGCAATCATTTGGATTGAGGCAAACATTAACCTATATAGGATCGTCTTTAGGCGCTCTTTTGTCTATTTATATGATGATTTGGACAAATAGTAATTACAAATTTATTTTTATGCTGGCCGGAATCCCATGTCTAATAGCTATAATATTTTTAACTTTCTTTGTTCCAGATCCTATTGCAGATGAAAAAAAAGTTAGCTTCAGGGGGAAGCTATCTATCATGAGGCAAGAAGTAAAAATTCTGGAAAAACATTACTGGAAACTTATACTAGTGGTGTTTGTATTTATGCTTTGTCGATACGGGGAGGCGCCTCTTGTGTTAACGGCGCTTGAAAAATTACATTTACCTGAAAATTATGCCGCAACGGTGAATATTTGTTATAACGTTGTAACTTCCTTAACTGCTTATCCTATAGGTGTTTTATCTGATAGAGTAGGGCGAGAAAGAATTCTTATGTTAGGAATTTGCTGCGCTATTATTGCGAACCTTATACTCGCGCATGCAAATAGCCTTTGTTGGTTATATTTAGGTGTGGCATTTTGGGGGGCTCAAATTGCTATTACCATGACAATTTTTACCGCACTGATTACAGACTATTCTTCAATTCATTTAAGAGGAACAGCGCTAAGTATTTACTATTTTGTGAGTTTTTTAGCTGTGTTGATTGCAGGTCATATTTATGAATTTTGTGTAGAGAGTTTTAGCTTGTCTGCGCCATTTATGGTTGGGGCTGTGTTTAGTTTTATATCATTGCTTTTGACCTTGGTGTTCTTAAGGCCAACAGAAAAAATTGAAAGCCACTAA
- a CDS encoding SIS domain-containing protein has product MLQKLLSHAVDLKEITNNIKTFNKIIFIGTGGSSLVGQALKCIAQPEQRSKILFFDNIDPRTFREKILPLTKEKTFFILISKSGRTSEVLAQTDSLSSYLSARNTLVITEATNNPLRNLAEIHGWKILEHPAEIGGRFSAFTVVGLLPCLLLGLSDQRFIEGAQNALNNQDTIQKKIEAIYDNHPIDRQIILSYSDYTGGLLGWMSQLIAESLGKTPDKSIIPITARGTVDQHSQLQLWMDGPKNQFFQIYFFHDALDQSQIYVNNKAFSYDQLFKIHSQATRKALEDNGYYVEYKEYAALDEETLGEIMMEKFIEVFAFAKLMQINPEGQPGVERAKKAIGLYI; this is encoded by the coding sequence ATGCTGCAAAAACTTCTTTCTCATGCTGTTGATCTAAAAGAGATTACAAACAATATTAAGACATTTAATAAAATTATCTTTATTGGAACGGGCGGCTCCTCTCTTGTTGGACAAGCATTAAAATGCATTGCACAACCTGAGCAACGCAGTAAAATCCTCTTTTTTGACAATATAGACCCAAGAACATTTAGGGAAAAAATTCTCCCGCTCACAAAAGAAAAAACCTTCTTTATATTAATTTCCAAATCAGGAAGGACCTCTGAGGTATTAGCGCAAACAGATTCACTATCTTCATACTTATCTGCGCGTAACACATTGGTCATCACAGAAGCGACAAACAATCCTTTGCGCAATCTAGCAGAAATCCACGGTTGGAAAATTTTAGAACACCCTGCGGAAATCGGTGGGCGGTTTTCAGCATTCACAGTTGTGGGGCTACTCCCTTGTTTACTATTAGGCTTGTCAGATCAAAGATTCATTGAGGGTGCGCAAAACGCCTTAAACAACCAAGACACCATTCAAAAGAAAATTGAAGCCATTTATGATAACCATCCGATAGATCGACAAATTATCCTTTCATACTCAGATTATACAGGTGGCTTATTAGGTTGGATGTCTCAACTTATAGCCGAAAGCTTAGGAAAAACTCCTGACAAAAGCATTATCCCAATAACAGCTCGCGGAACGGTTGATCAACACTCGCAATTACAGCTATGGATGGACGGCCCTAAAAATCAATTTTTTCAGATCTATTTTTTTCACGATGCATTAGACCAATCTCAAATATACGTTAACAACAAAGCATTTTCATATGATCAGTTATTTAAGATTCATAGCCAAGCTACCAGAAAGGCTCTTGAAGATAATGGTTACTATGTTGAATATAAAGAATATGCTGCGTTAGATGAGGAAACGCTAGGAGAAATTATGATGGAAAAATTCATAGAAGTATTTGCGTTTGCAAAATTAATGCAAATCAACCCTGAGGGGCAACCAGGAGTTGAAAGAGCTAAGAAAGCAATAGGATTGTACATATGA
- a CDS encoding translation initiation factor IF-3 codes for MLKHRVNEAIRAPQIRLIDDGGEMVGVMSVQEALEIARDKKLDLVEMSPDARVPVCKLMDYGKFKFQMQKKESEAKKKQHQQALKEVQLRPNIGSGDLATKLKAVMKFLEAGDKVKIVIRFKGREVVSPDLGQKLIEKVKEVVGENGAFEAMPKVNPRQMAVMIAPQKRKPKS; via the coding sequence ATTTTAAAACATCGTGTTAATGAGGCTATTCGCGCGCCTCAAATCCGCTTGATTGATGATGGTGGAGAAATGGTCGGAGTTATGTCTGTTCAGGAGGCTCTCGAAATTGCAAGAGATAAAAAATTGGATCTTGTTGAAATGTCTCCCGACGCTCGCGTTCCTGTATGTAAATTGATGGACTATGGTAAGTTTAAGTTTCAGATGCAAAAAAAAGAGTCTGAAGCTAAGAAAAAACAACATCAGCAAGCTTTAAAAGAAGTGCAATTAAGACCAAATATAGGGTCAGGGGATTTAGCCACCAAATTAAAGGCGGTTATGAAATTTTTGGAAGCTGGCGATAAGGTAAAAATTGTTATAAGATTCAAAGGGCGTGAGGTTGTAAGCCCTGACTTAGGACAAAAACTTATTGAGAAAGTTAAGGAAGTTGTAGGAGAAAATGGTGCGTTTGAAGCTATGCCAAAAGTAAACCCAAGACAAATGGCGGTGATGATCGCGCCACAGAAAAGGAAACCAAAATCATGA
- the secG gene encoding preprotein translocase subunit SecG, with product MIFLIILHLLITIGLISIILMQKGESGGALMGSSQGSGLFTAKGSANIMTHITAVLATLFFLNCIFMVFISTGKMKESQKTIQQIEVQRKK from the coding sequence ATGATTTTTTTAATCATTTTACATTTATTAATCACTATTGGATTGATATCTATCATTTTAATGCAAAAAGGCGAGTCTGGCGGAGCGCTTATGGGTAGTAGTCAAGGTTCTGGGTTATTTACAGCTAAGGGATCTGCAAATATTATGACGCATATTACTGCAGTATTAGCGACACTGTTCTTCTTGAATTGCATCTTTATGGTATTTATTTCAACTGGAAAGATGAAAGAAAGTCAAAAGACAATTCAACAAATTGAAGTTCAACGCAAGAAATAA
- a CDS encoding undecaprenyl-diphosphate phosphatase produces MADLKAIFIQSVTEFLPVSSSAHLTLFTSGHLAPDLLHFGTLITVVIYFRNFLLQNFFKVCIGSLPAVAIGFAIKKILCIDLYDPQFIKWGLLFGTIFMLFAEFTPSASKTNISIKNAFLIGLMQCFAFIPGFSRLGATLSAARILGYNRQSSAIFSFLLSIPASLGALVLSHPSTDTVIALSPYILLESAIGYIALAFFMKCHGQFLILALAFYRMLLFYMML; encoded by the coding sequence GTGGCTGATCTAAAGGCTATTTTTATCCAGTCTGTCACGGAGTTCCTTCCGGTCAGTTCTAGTGCGCATTTAACTTTATTTACAAGCGGTCATTTGGCACCAGATTTATTACATTTTGGCACCTTAATTACAGTCGTAATTTACTTTCGTAATTTTTTATTGCAAAACTTTTTTAAAGTTTGCATTGGATCTCTTCCAGCTGTCGCCATTGGTTTTGCAATTAAAAAAATATTATGCATAGATTTATACGACCCTCAGTTTATCAAATGGGGCTTATTGTTTGGCACAATATTTATGCTCTTTGCTGAATTTACACCTAGCGCGTCTAAAACAAATATCAGTATTAAAAATGCTTTTTTGATAGGGTTGATGCAATGTTTTGCATTTATCCCAGGATTTTCAAGATTAGGTGCCACTTTGTCTGCCGCTCGTATCTTGGGTTATAACAGACAATCATCTGCCATATTTTCGTTTTTATTGTCGATTCCAGCATCTTTAGGGGCTTTGGTGTTATCGCACCCTTCAACAGACACTGTCATAGCTTTATCGCCCTATATTTTACTTGAATCTGCGATTGGCTATATTGCCCTCGCTTTCTTTATGAAATGCCATGGACAATTCTTAATTTTAGCACTTGCATTTTATCGTATGCTGTTATTCTACATGATGCTTTAA
- a CDS encoding methyltransferase: MTLFYGKQLDILQPEDGYRISIDAILLAASINTGCEILDVGSGVGTASLCLKKRQSNLEITGVELQHINVELARKNSQNNGLSIQFIQGDIRKDQLNKVFDHVISNPPFYEERKINKPTNQHKFLSNVLSEITLEQWLYFCIKHSNNYITIIHLPEYLDRILDVFSQNLGGIQIYPIFVNKQAKRIIIQGSKRKKTPLMLHQGLILQDQLGYTKEAQEILTGMRGIQL, encoded by the coding sequence GTGACACTTTTTTATGGCAAACAACTCGATATTCTACAACCTGAGGACGGATATCGCATTTCTATTGATGCGATCTTGCTTGCAGCATCCATTAACACAGGATGTGAAATTTTAGATGTAGGTTCAGGCGTGGGTACCGCAAGCTTATGTTTAAAGAAACGCCAATCCAATTTGGAGATTACTGGTGTGGAGCTTCAGCATATCAATGTTGAGCTTGCGCGCAAAAACTCGCAAAACAACGGCCTATCCATTCAATTTATACAAGGAGATATTCGAAAGGATCAGCTTAATAAAGTTTTTGATCATGTGATAAGCAACCCACCCTTCTATGAAGAAAGGAAAATAAATAAACCGACAAACCAACATAAATTCTTATCTAACGTCTTATCTGAAATAACTTTAGAGCAATGGCTATACTTCTGCATTAAACACTCAAATAATTACATCACCATAATTCATTTACCAGAGTATCTAGATCGTATTTTAGATGTTTTTTCACAAAACCTAGGCGGAATTCAGATTTATCCTATTTTTGTGAATAAACAAGCAAAGCGTATTATTATTCAAGGCAGCAAAAGAAAAAAAACACCCCTTATGTTGCATCAAGGATTAATTTTGCAAGATCAGTTAGGGTACACTAAGGAAGCGCAAGAGATTTTAACTGGCATGAGAGGAATTCAACTATGA
- a CDS encoding prepilin-type N-terminal cleavage/methylation domain-containing protein, whose product MLDSRKLKAFSLIELSISLLIIGIILGSVFKGMQLVENAKLQAVAKQFQEIRLDVEQYIARYGEFPSTPDDTTGALNKMHSKGILKSNQPIKSKFGGEFKFKDVGGKYCIQLVSTTGQALLNSKQTEYLKSLIEDNIMDGDIISCAISNY is encoded by the coding sequence GTGCTGGACAGCCGAAAACTCAAGGCATTTAGTCTTATTGAATTATCTATTTCGCTCCTTATTATTGGCATTATCTTGGGCTCAGTATTTAAAGGTATGCAACTCGTGGAAAACGCCAAACTTCAAGCTGTTGCAAAGCAATTTCAAGAAATTCGCTTGGATGTAGAACAATATATTGCACGGTATGGTGAATTTCCTAGCACTCCAGATGATACGACAGGAGCTTTAAATAAAATGCACAGCAAGGGTATTTTAAAATCTAATCAACCTATAAAATCAAAATTTGGTGGAGAATTTAAATTCAAAGACGTTGGCGGAAAATATTGCATTCAGCTTGTATCAACAACAGGACAAGCATTGTTAAACTCAAAACAAACAGAGTATCTTAAATCCTTGATAGAGGATAATATTATGGATGGCGATATAATTTCTTGCGCTATCTCAAATTACTGA
- the infA gene encoding translation initiation factor IF-1, with the protein MSKEDIITAEGKVLEVLPGAKFKIQLDDTEHTILAYLTGKMLKKRIRVLLGDSVTVELSPYDMTKGRIIYRKK; encoded by the coding sequence ATGTCTAAAGAAGATATTATCACAGCCGAAGGTAAAGTTCTTGAGGTTTTACCAGGCGCAAAATTCAAAATTCAACTTGATGATACAGAACATACGATTTTAGCATACCTCACAGGTAAGATGCTCAAAAAAAGAATTCGTGTATTGTTAGGAGATTCGGTTACGGTTGAGTTGTCGCCGTATGATATGACGAAGGGTCGAATTATTTATCGGAAGAAATAA